A region from the Brassica napus cultivar Da-Ae chromosome C8, Da-Ae, whole genome shotgun sequence genome encodes:
- the LOC106414823 gene encoding protein LUTEIN DEFICIENT 5, chloroplastic, with product MAMAFPLSYTPVSVKPVTYSRRSKLVVFSSSSSSSSNGRDPSPSEENSVPNGVKSIEKLQEEKRRAELSARIASGAFTVRKSSFPSTVKNGLSKVGVPSNVLDFMFDWTGANEDYPKVPEAKGSIQAVRNEAFFIPLYELFLTYGGIFRLTFGPKSFLIVSDPSIAKHILKDNAKAYSKGILAEILDFVMGKGLIPADGEIWRRRRRAIVPALHMKYVAAMISLFGEASDRLCQKLDSAASTGEEVEMESLFSRLTLDIIGKAVFNYDFDSLTNDTGVIEAVYTVLREAEDRSVSPIPVWDIPIWKDISPRQRKVATSLKLINDTLNDLIATCKRMVEEEELQFHEEYMNERDPSILHFLLASGDDVSSKQLRDDLMTMLIAGHETSAAVLTWTFYLLTTNPKVVAKLQEEVDSVIGDRFPTLEDVKKLKYTTRVMNESLRLYPQPPVLIRRSLENDKLGPYPIKRGEDIFISVWNLHRSPLHWDDAEEFNPERWPLDGPNPNETNQNFSYLPFGGGPRKCIGDMFASFENVVAIAMLIRRFNFQTAPGAPPVKMTTGATIHTTEGLKLTVTKRTPPLSVPILPVEAPRDEVSSALS from the exons ATGGCTATGGCGTTTCCTCTTTCATATACGCCCGTTTCGGTTAAACCAGTAACTTACTCTCGGAGATCGAAACTCGtggttttctcttcttcttcttcttcttcttctaatggAAGAGATCCCTCACCCTCTGAGGAGAACTCAGTACCTAATGGAGTGAAAAGCATCGAGAAGCTTCAAGAGGAGAAGCGTCGTGCTGAGTTATCTGCTCGGATTGCTTCTGGAGCCTTCACTGTACGCAAATCCAG CTTCCCATCAACAGTAAAGAATGGTTTATCTAAGGTTGGAGTTCCCAGCAATGTTCTTGATTTCATGTTTGATTGGACCGGAGCTAACGAAGATTACCCCAAGGTTCCGGAGGCTAAAGGGTCGATTCAGGCTGTCCGCAACGAAGCTTTCTTCATCCCTTTGTATGAGCTTTTCCTTACTTACGGTGGCATCTTCAGGTTGACCTTTGGTCCAAAG TCGTTCTTGATCGTGTCGGATCCTTCTATTGCTAAGCATATATTGAAAGACAACGCTAAAGCTTACTCCAAG GGGATTCTAGCTGAAATTCTAGATTTTGTGATGGGGAAAGGACTCATACCTGCTGATGGGGAGATATGGCGTAGGAGAAGGCGTGCCATCGTCCCTGCATTGCATATGAAG TATGTAGCAGCTATGATCAGTTTGTTTGGAGAAGCTTCAGATAGgctttgtcagaagcttgattccGCTGCATCTACAGGAGAAGAAGTAGAGATGGAATCACTCTTCTCTCGTTTGACGCTTGATATTATCGGCAAGGCGGTTTTTAATTACGACTTTGACTCCTTAACCAATGATACCGGTGTGATCGAG GCAGTTTACACTGTTCTAAGAGAAGCTGAAGATCGAAGTGTTTCACCTATTCCTGTTTGGGACATACCAATCTGGAAAGATATTTCCCCACGTCAGAGGAAAGTTGCTACTTCTCTCAAGTTGATCAATGACACACTCAATGATTTGATCGCAACGTGCAAG AGAATGGTAGAAGAAGAGGAGCTTCAGTTTCACGAGGAGTACATGAACGAAAGAGATCCAAGCATCCTTCACTTTCTCTTGGCTTCAGGAGACGAT GTATCTAGCAAGCAGCTACGTGATGACTTGATGACAATGCTTATAGCTGGACATGAAACATCAGCTGCGGTTTTAACATGGACCTTTTATCTTCTTACAACG AATCCCAAAGTAGTGGCCAAACTTCAAGAAGAG GTTGATTCTGTTATTGGAGATAGATTCCCAACCTTAGAAGATGTGAAGAAGCTGAAATACACTACCCGAGTCATGAATGag TCATTGAGATTATATCCACAACCACCAGTACTGATTCGTCGTTCCCTAGAGAACGATAAGCTTGGACCGTATCCCATAAAAAG AGGAGAGGATATCTTCATTTCTGTTTGGAATCTACATCGAAGTCCCCTTCATTGGGATGACGCTGAAGAGTTCAATCCAGAGAGATGGCCTCTTGATGGACCAAACCCAAATGAGACAAACCAGAACTTCAG TTACTTGCCGTTTGGTGGAGGCCCGCGGAAATGCATAGGCGACATGTTTGCTTCATTTGAG AATGTGGTAGCAATCGCAATGCTTATTCGAAGATTTAACTTTCAGACTGCACCAGGAGCTCCTCCG GTAAAAATGACCACAGGAGCTACAATACACACTACAGAAGGACTGAAATTGACTGTAACAAAGAGAACACCACCTCTCTCTGTTCCTATCCTTCCAGTGGAAGCTCCTCGAGATGAAGTTTCCTCTGCTCTGTCTTGA